The Nerophis lumbriciformis unplaced genomic scaffold, RoL_Nlum_v2.1 HiC_scaffold_1032, whole genome shotgun sequence DNA window AAACAAAAAGTCCAGCGGTAAATTTTTGTCCCAGTCAGCTCCTGAATGTATCGCATAGTGTCTCATATTGTGGCATCTCCTAAgattaaacaacataaaaaaaggcCCTTTTTGCATAGTAGGGGAGGTAAAAGACATGTGTGTACAAGATTACCATTCATGATTACTTACCACTGAAGCATTTATCTTAAGATAAGCAAGTTTTGCAGCTTCTTCCTCAGCTTCCTTCTTTGTTGTCCCAGTTGCATCCGGATACTCAATCTTTCCAACCAAAAATCTACATCTGTTATACAAAACATATAGTCTAAAACAGTAATCTATAGCGCTGCGCAACATAGCTTATAAGGACATTATTGTAACTTACTGAAAAGTCGTGCCTTTGGTGGACTCGTGACAGGTGATCTGCATGTTGATTTTTTTACCGTAAGAATGGAGCCAGGATACATGATCATCATGAGAATGGACCAGTCCCACAGAGGAATCTGATGCACTCTCTGTCTGTCAACATACAACATAATCTACATTAATTTAATGTTaccacaaaaataaacacataaagtGATGTTATTGACCATCTAAATAATAACCTCTTTCAATAAGCCCTGTAGAGCATGCTTGGCAGCCTTTTGTTTggcttccttctttttttttcccactccttcTAGGTAGGCCTTACCATTGACAACAGCTTTTATGGCAAATCTGTGAACACAAAAATGTTCCACACAACCACTGCATTAACGTTTAACAATTGAACACACACAACATTGAAGTATTTTGTTTACAATATCAATTTTCATTAGTGAACAACTCCTTAAATACATCCCAAATATGTTATTTCAACTCACTTTTTAATGTGATCCGGGCCTTCAGTTCCTGCGTCTTCATAGTGGTGTTTCAAATCATGTCT harbors:
- the LOC140678572 gene encoding interferon-induced, double-stranded RNA-activated protein kinase-like; this translates as MDADDYVAKLNTYIQRHDLKHHYEDAGTEGPDHIKKFAIKAVVNGKAYLEGVGKKKKEAKQKAAKHALQGLLKETESASDSSVGLVHSHDDHVSWLHSYGKKINMQITCHESTKGTTFQCRFLVGKIEYPDATGTTKKEAEEEAAKLAYLKINASVTGPLHSQKAPTVLLFNLVVSKVLILWCQNVKNTSIPAFFSIVSAGY